In Deltaproteobacteria bacterium, the sequence TTTTTTCTGCCACAGCATAGCGCACTGCCTCCACCTGTCTTGCAGCCAGGGTAATAGCCAATTGCTGCTGCACCCAGTGCACAGCCCTTTCAGGGTCGATCTTTCTGGTAGACTTCGGCGTCTCGAGCAGACGCTTCAAGCGGCCGGCTACACTGGATTCTGAAAAATGAAATCTTGCCAGATACACTGCTTTGTTATTTTGCCGAAACTCTTCCAGACTTTTGTTCAAATCCTCAATGACAATCTTTCTCGTCAGGGCGGCAGCGCCCAGGCCCTGGACCACAGCATCTCGGTCCACCTCGAGAATTTCCCGACATCTTTCGATTAACAGTTCATAGGGATAGTAGACATGGCCCTCCTCAGCAAGCTCGTTTAACACGTAGAGAATGCCGGCCTCCACCCTCACCCTGGACTCTTTGGCAAATCCCAGCTTGGCAGCAATGCGGTCTGCTGTCACAAAGCCTATGCCGAAGATGTCTGCAGCGAGCCGGTAGGGATTCTCTCTGACCACCTTTATGGACTGTTTGCCGTAGTGCTTGAAGATCTTGCTGGCGTAAGCCGAACTCACCCCATGGCTCTGCAAGAAAACCATTACCTGGCGAATGTCTTTCTGCTCTACCCAGGCCCGGCTGATCATGTCAATTCGCTTGGCTCCTATGCCTTCCACCTCGCTGAGCCTTTCTATGTGATTTTCGATCACCTCCAGAGTTTTCTCGCCGAAGCGCTCGACTATCCTGCGAGCCATGACTGGACCGATTCCCTTTATGAGGCCCGAACCCAGATATTTCTCGATGCCGTACACTGAAGCAGGCACCTCGGTCTCATACTCCATCACTTTGAATTGCTCGCCATATCTCGGGTGGTTGACCCACTTTCCCTTCATCCTGATGATTTCACCGGGCGCGGGAGACAGGAGTTCGCCCACCACAGTAACCAGCTCTTTACGGCCGTGCACCTTCACCCTGGCCACAGTGTAGCCGCTCTCCTCATCGATATAGGTGATCCTCTCTATCTGGCCGTGCAGTTCAGCAAGCACACCTCTTCTCCTCGTGTTTATTTTATATTGACTTATACCACAAAACAGCCTGGTGTAAGCTGGAATGCATGTGGAAAAATGGCTCTTTCGGCGGCCAGGTGTCCAGTTTCAGTTTGACAGCATAGCTGGAAGTGGCGTAGATTCAAATTTTCAGCGCAACAGACCCGCATCCACATGTTAATCATAGTTAATTGAAAGAGAAAGGATCGAACCATGGCAGAAAAAGGCAGCAAACCCAAGAAACTTTCTATGTCCAGCACCAAAAAGGAGTTGCTGGAGGCATACAATACCCTTTTGAAGGAATTGGAGAAGAAGGCTGAGGCCGAGTTGAAGCCGGAGGAGAAAAAGGCGGAAAAGAAGGCCAGAGAGGTGGTCAAGGTGGCCCAGGAACTCTCATCCGAGGGAATTGTCCAGAATATCGGCAATCTGCGAACAGACATAGGCAAACTGTTGAGTCAGATTTCGGACAGCCTCGAGCAAGAAGTTCTGAGGTTCCAGAATGTCTGCCAGGCAATCGAGGTCAAAGAAAAAGAACTGGAAGAGATCTACGGCATTGAAAAGGCGGCAGCTTCGCTAGCTGCCCTGATTGAAGCGCAGCAGAAGCAGAGGCTCGAATTCGAGCAAGAAATGGCCAGCACTAGAAAGGAACTGCAGGAAGAGATAAACGAGACGCGGGCACAGTGGCGCAAAGAAAAACAGGAATGGGAGGAGCAGTTCAAGAAGCAGAAAAAAGAGATGGAGGAGGCGCGGAAGCGAGAAAAGGCAGAGTTTGACTACGCCTTTGCCAGGCAGAAGCAGCTGGCCGAAGACAAGTTCGCAGACGAACAGTCCAAGTGGGAGCATGAATTTGCGCTCAGGAAGGAACAACTGGAAAGAGAACTGACTGAAAGAGAAAAGGCCATATCTGAAAAGGAAAAGGAGTTAGATGAACTCCAGAAGAAAGTTGCCGCCTTCCCCAGAGAGCTGGAGGCAGCAGTGAGCAAAGCAGTGAAGGAGACCACTGAAAGACTTGAACTTGCAGCAGGCAACAGGGAGGAATTGCTGAAGAAAGAGTTCGACGGCGAAAGAAATGTGCTCACCACCCGCATAGAAGCTCTCGAAAAAACAGTAAAGGATCAACGTGAGCAAATTACCAAGCTGTCACAGCAGCTCGACAAAGCATACAAGAAAGTCGAAGACATTGCTGTCAAGACAATCGAGGGGGCAGCCAATCTGCAATCTTTGACAAGTCTGCAGCAGATCCTGGGAGATCAGGCAAGAAAGTCTTCCCAGGAATAACTCCAGGGAGGAGAGCACAGCAAAGAGGGACGAACAACTCCAGTAACCCGCTAGTCTTGAACTGGAAATACCCGGAGCATAATGAAATTATTCAATATTCTGGCTGTGTTGCTTACCCTGTCAGCCGGCTTCAGTTATATCAACCACCGCTTTATCCGGCTGCCGACAACCATCGGTATCATGGTCATCGCCCTGCTGGTCTCGCTGGGCTTGATTGCCATGGAACCCCTGGGGTTCGGCCTCAAAGAAGACGCCCAGCTCCTGCTGCACAACGTGGATTTTGACGAGACTTTGCTGCACGGCATGCTCAGTTTCCTGTTGTTCGCCGGGGCCCTGCATGTGAACCTGGAGGATCTGGCGAGACAAAAGTACATTATCAGCATCCTGGCTACTCTGGGAGTGGTTGGCTCAACCTTTATCATGGGCAGTGCCACCTGGTGGGTACTGGGAGCTTTACATATTGATTTGCCTTTCATCTACTGCCTTCTGTTCGGCGCCCTTATCTCACCCACGGACCCGATTGCGGTGATGGGCATCTTGAAAAAGGCCGGAGTGCCTGCAAGCCTTGAAACCAAGATTACCGGCGAGTCTCTGTTCAACGACGGGGTGGCAGTGGTCATATTTCTGGTCATTCTTGAAATAGCCACCGGATATCAGCAGGTTACCGCAGCCACTGTAGCTGCTCTGTTTATCAAGGAAGCTGTCGGAGGAGTGTTATTCGGTCTGCTTATCGGGGCGGTTGCCTACTGGATGCTGAAAAGCATCGAAAATTATCAGGTGGAGATAATGATCACCCTGGCCCTGGTAACCGGCGGCTTCGCGCTGGCCGAGGTACTGCACCTATCCGGTCCCATTGCCATTGTGGTGGCTGGCCTGCTGATTGGCAACCACGGCCGCATGCTGGCCATGTCCGACACAGTCCGCTATCATCTCGACACCTTCTGGGAGCTGGTGGATGAAATCTTGAATGCCGTGCTCTTCGTGCTGATCGGCCTCGAGGTTTTGCTTCTGAGGTTCAACCGTGCCTATATTTTCGCCGGCATCATTCTCATTGTTCTTCTGCTGCTCTCTCGCTTTGTCTGTGTTGGCATTCCAGTAGTGATCCTCAGGCACTTTCGAACCTTCAGCCCCAATGTGATCAGGATCCTCACCTGGGGCGGCTTGCGGGGAGGCATATCCGTCGCCCTGGCCCTGTCCCTCCCCGCCGGCCCGAACCGGGAGCCCATCCTGGCCATCACCTATATAATTGTGGTCTTCTCCATCATCGTCCAGGGTCTGACCGTGGGCAAACTGGTCAAAGCAAAAGAGTCCTCGCCTGGAGCGCCCAGGGCCGCTACAAAAAAGGCCCCTTGAAAAGGGGCCTACTCTGGCAATAATACAGAAAAAATTCTGTTACTATCCTGATTTTCCTTCCTCTGCGACCTTGATGCGGGCAATAGCTCTCTTGAGGGCAGCCTCGGCTCTGGCAAAATCGATATCTTCGGTGCGCTCCTTCAAACGTCTCTCTGCACGCTCCCTGGCAGCCAGAGCCCGTTCCAGATCAATATCAGTAGGTCGTTCAGCAGCGGTAGCAAGCACAGTAACCTTGGTGGGCAGCACCTCGGCGTAGCCCCCACTAATAGCCACCCTTTCAACCTGATTGCCAATCCGGTAGCGCAGCTCACCCGGTTGCAATTGAACCAGATAGGGGATGTGGTTGTACAACACGCCGAACTCACCGAGAAATCCCGGTCCCACAACTATCTCAGCCTCCGCACTAATTACCGTGCGTTCAGGAGTAACCACTTCGAGATGAAGAAGTTTTTCTGCCATCAGCTCACCACCACTCTATAAGCAAAAACAGGTCATATCGCTATAAACATAAACCTCAAAAGCGGGCTGTTACTCGGCATCAGCCATTGTCTGGGCTTTTTCTACCACCTCTTCGATGCCGCCCACCATGTAGAAGGCCTGCTCTGGCAAATCGTCATGCTTGCCATCAACAATTTCCCGGAAGGCTCGGATAGTGTCCTCCACCTTGACATACTTGCCGGCAGTGCCGGTAAACTGCTCAGCCACGTGGAAAGGCTGGCTCAGGAAACGTTGAATCTTCCTCGCCCGGCCCACGACAATCTTGTCTTCTTCCGAAAGCTCGTCCATGCCAAGGATGGCGATGATATCCTGCAGATCCTTGTATTTCTGCAAAATCATTTGCACGTCACGAGCCGTGCGGTAGTGCTCCTCTCCGAGTACGTTCGGATCCAGAATACGCGAGGTGGAATCCAACGGATCCACAGCAGGATAGATGCCGAGCTCCACGATCTGCCGCGACAGCACCACGGTGCCGTCAAGGTGGGCAAAGGTGGTAGCCGGCGCCGGGTCGGTGAGATCGTCTGCAGGCACGTAGACGCACTGCACTGCTGTGATGGAACCCTTGGTGGTAGAGGTAATGCGCTCCTGCAGTTCTCCCAGGTCAGTTCCCAGAGTAGGCTGATAACCAACCGCCGAGGGCATGCGTCCCAGCAGGGCTGAAACTTCCGCGCCTGCCTGGGTAAAGCGGAATATGTTGTCGATGAAAAGGAGAACGTCCTGGCCTTCCTCATCCCTGAAATATTCAGCCTGAGTTAGAGCAGAAAGGGCTACCCGCGCTCGGGCGCCGGGCGGCTCTGTCATCTGGCCGTACACCAGGGCCGCCATGGGCAACACTCCTGATTCCTTCATTTCCAGGTAGAGATCGTTGCCTTCACGCGTGCGTTCACCCACGCCGGCAAACACTGAAATACCTTTGTGCTGCATGGCGATGTTGTGGATCATTTCCATCATGATGACGGTCTTGCCCACCCCGGCACCGCCGAACATCCCCATTTTGCCGCCACGGGGAAATGGCACCAGCAGGTCGATGACCTTGACCCCTGTTTCCAGGACTCGCACAGAAGTATCCTGCTCGGTGAATCCTGGAGCTGCCCGGTGAATCGGCGCGTATTTTTCAGACTCCACTGGTCCAAGCCCGTCAACCGGACGTCCTATGACGTTGAGCACCCGGCCGAGACTCGTTTTGCCCACGGGCATCTGGATTGGGGCGCCGGTGTCCTTTGCCGGCATACCCCGGACCAGTCCGTCGGTAGTATCCATTCCCACGCAGCGCACCACATTGTCTCCAAGGTGCTGGGCCACTTCCACGATGAGGTTGCCTTCCTCGTCGCTGATGCTCGGGTTGGAAATGGCTAGGGCGTTGAGAATCTGTGGGAGCTGACCTTCAGGAAACTCCACATCCACAACGTTGCCGATGACCTGCACGATTTTTCCGATACTCATGGATCCTCCTCATAAAGCAAAGACAAGATCTTTACTTTTTCACTTCTTTAAAGCCTCTACACCACCAACAATATCCATAAGCTCCTTGGTAATAGCAGCCTGTCTCGCTTTATTGTAAACGAGCGTCAGATCTCGGACCATTTCCCGGCAGTTGTTGACCGCATTGTCCATAGCTGTCATCCGGGCGGCGTGCTCACTCACGGCGGTCTGGAAAAATGCCTCGAGCAGTTCCAGATGGATGAAGTTTGGCAGCAGATCGTTCAACACCTCTTGCCGGGAGGGTTCAAAGAGATACTCCAGCTGTTCGAGACCCTCTTCACCATTGGCCTCCGGCGTTATGGGAAGAAGCTTCTTGAGAGTGGGCCTCTGGGTAACCATGTTCACGAAATGTGAATAGTAGAGATAGACCTCGTCAACCTCATGGCTCAGGAACAACTCGATAAGCTCTTCCCCCAGGGAGCGGGCCTTGTTGTAGTTGGGCTTGTCCAGCATTTGCGTGTATGTCGCCCTTATCTCCACCTTGCGCCGTCTGAAGTAATCACCGCCCTTGCGGCCGATGGTGGTAAGAGAAACCGAGAGTCCCTCTGCTGTCTTTTCATTCATGAAACCTTCTGCGGCTGCAATGAGGTTGGTGTTAAACGCCCCGCAAAGGCCTCGATCAGCAGTAAGAGAAACGAGTTCTACTCGCACCACCTCCTCATGAGGCATGAGCAGAGGAAATCCCTCCGGCTCCACTCCTGAGGCCACTCGGTTCATGATCTCGGTGAGCTGCCGGGCATAGGGAACAAATTGCTCGAGCAATTGCTGCGTGACGCGCAGCCTGGAAGCAGCCACCATATTCATGGCCCGGGTAATCTGCTGGGTCTTCTTTACCGCCTCGATTTTCCGCTTGATATCGCGTAGAGTTGCCATAGAGTGCTTCTCTCGTTTTCCTAGGCTGCAACCTCAAAGATCTCGTCGAACTCGTTCAGCGCTTTTGTCATTTTCTCGTCCAGCTCGTCCCTGATCTCTTTCTTCTCTTTGAGCTCCTCGTAGATCTCCGGATGCTTCTGCTCTATGAATTCCAGCATCTTTTCTTCGTACTCGCCAACTTTTTCCACCGGGTACTTATCCAGAAAACCGCGGGTACCCGAATATATGGACATTACCTGCTTCTCGGCTGGCATCGGCCTGTACTGCGGCTGTTTGAGCAGTTCAACCAACCGCATACCTCTGTTGAGTTGTGCCTGGGTGGATTTGTCCAGGTCGCTGCCGAACTTGGCAAAGGCTTCCAGTTCACGGAACTGGGCCAGGTCGAGCCGCAGACGCCCGGCCACCTGCTTCATGGCCTTTATTTGCGCCGCGCCACCCACGCGAGAGACCGACAGACCAACGTTGATCGCCGGCCGCACACCAGAAAAGAACAAACCTGGCTCCAGATAAATCTGCCCATCAGTAATTGAGATGACGTTTGTGGGAATGTAGGCGGATACGTCGCCGGCCTGGGTCTCGATAATGGGCAGGGCCGTCAGGGAGCCGCCACCTTTCTTGTACCTGGAATCCAGCTCCGGAGCATTGTCAGCCAGTTTGGCAGCCCTTTCCAGAAGCCGCGAGTGATTGTAGAAAATGTCTCCTGGATAGGCCTCACGTGCCGGCGGCCGCCGCAGCAGCAGGGAGATCTGCCGGTAGGCGGCAGCCTGCTTGGAAAGATCGTCGTAAATGATGAGGGCATGTTGGCCTCTATCCCGGTAGTACTCTCCCATGGCGCAGCCCGCATAGGGAGCAATGTATTGCAACGAGGCTGGATCACTGGCACAGGCGGAAACCACAATAGTGTAGTCCATGGCACCGTGCCGCCGCAAGGTCTCCACAACTTGCGCCACAGTAGATTTTTTCTGACCAACGGCAACGTAGATGCAGATTACATCCTGGCCCTTCTGATTGATAATGGCATCCACACCGATGGCGGTCTTGCCGATCTGACGGTCACCGATAATCAGCTCCCTCTGGCCCCGGCCAACTGGAGTCATGGCATCGATAGCCTTGAGCCCCGTATACATGGGTTCGTTCACTGGCTGCCGGTGAATAACGCCGGGGGCGATCCTTTCGATGCGGGCAAATTCCTTGGCCTCTATAGGACCTTTGCCGTCCAGGGGCTGCCCCACAGGGTCAACAATCCTGCCCATAACTGCATCGCCCACCGGCACCTCGGCAATGCGGCCTGTGCGTTTTACGACGGCGCCCTCCTTGATGAGAGTATCCTCGCCCATGATGGCACAACCCACATTGTCTTCTTCCAGGTTGAGCGCCAGACCATAGACGCTGCCATGTTCAGTGGGAAACTCCAGCAATTCCATGGCCATGCACTTTTCCACCCCGTAGACGCGGGCAATGCCGTCACCCACGGAGAGCACGGTGCCGGTCTCGCTCAGCTCGACCTTCTTGTCATAGTCCTTGATCTGTTCCCTGATAATCTGACTGATTTCTTCGGCCCTGATTTCCATCGGCTCGCCTCACCCCTTCATCAAGTTTTCTTTAATGCTCATTAGCTGCGTTTTCACGCTCCCATCGAACACAAGATCTCCAACCCGAGCCACCACACCGCCTATGAGCTCCGGGTCTTGCTCCGTTTCCACCATAATTGATCGCCCTGTCACCTTTTCCAGGGCGGCTTTGATATTCTCTACCGCTTCATCTGGCAGCGGCGCAGCACTTATGACCTTTGCCCTGCTCACATTGGCCAGATCATCGAGCAGCTTCTGATAATATGTCCTCACGTCAGCGATGATCTGCAACCGGTTTTTTTCAATCATCAGGTCGACAAGTGCTCCAAACACAGGCGTGAATTCCATCTTCTGGATCACAGTGCGACAAATAGCCTTGCGGTTCTCCTTTGGATAGAGCGGATTGGAGACCGCATCAGCAAACTCCGGATTCTGCAGCCAGAAGTCCACAAACCTGTTCAGTTCTTCTCCATACAGTTGACGATTCCCGTCCTGTTCACCGAGTGTCAGGAGGGCCCTCGCATACCTCTTGGCCAAAATCTGACTTGTCACTTGGTCTCCACCACCT encodes:
- the atpH gene encoding ATP synthase F1 subunit delta, translated to MTSQILAKRYARALLTLGEQDGNRQLYGEELNRFVDFWLQNPEFADAVSNPLYPKENRKAICRTVIQKMEFTPVFGALVDLMIEKNRLQIIADVRTYYQKLLDDLANVSRAKVISAAPLPDEAVENIKAALEKVTGRSIMVETEQDPELIGGVVARVGDLVFDGSVKTQLMSIKENLMKG
- a CDS encoding sodium:proton antiporter gives rise to the protein MKLFNILAVLLTLSAGFSYINHRFIRLPTTIGIMVIALLVSLGLIAMEPLGFGLKEDAQLLLHNVDFDETLLHGMLSFLLFAGALHVNLEDLARQKYIISILATLGVVGSTFIMGSATWWVLGALHIDLPFIYCLLFGALISPTDPIAVMGILKKAGVPASLETKITGESLFNDGVAVVIFLVILEIATGYQQVTAATVAALFIKEAVGGVLFGLLIGAVAYWMLKSIENYQVEIMITLALVTGGFALAEVLHLSGPIAIVVAGLLIGNHGRMLAMSDTVRYHLDTFWELVDEILNAVLFVLIGLEVLLLRFNRAYIFAGIILIVLLLLSRFVCVGIPVVILRHFRTFSPNVIRILTWGGLRGGISVALALSLPAGPNREPILAITYIIVVFSIIVQGLTVGKLVKAKESSPGAPRAATKKAP
- the atpG gene encoding ATP synthase F1 subunit gamma — encoded protein: MATLRDIKRKIEAVKKTQQITRAMNMVAASRLRVTQQLLEQFVPYARQLTEIMNRVASGVEPEGFPLLMPHEEVVRVELVSLTADRGLCGAFNTNLIAAAEGFMNEKTAEGLSVSLTTIGRKGGDYFRRRKVEIRATYTQMLDKPNYNKARSLGEELIELFLSHEVDEVYLYYSHFVNMVTQRPTLKKLLPITPEANGEEGLEQLEYLFEPSRQEVLNDLLPNFIHLELLEAFFQTAVSEHAARMTAMDNAVNNCREMVRDLTLVYNKARQAAITKELMDIVGGVEALKK
- a CDS encoding F0F1 ATP synthase subunit alpha; the encoded protein is MEIRAEEISQIIREQIKDYDKKVELSETGTVLSVGDGIARVYGVEKCMAMELLEFPTEHGSVYGLALNLEEDNVGCAIMGEDTLIKEGAVVKRTGRIAEVPVGDAVMGRIVDPVGQPLDGKGPIEAKEFARIERIAPGVIHRQPVNEPMYTGLKAIDAMTPVGRGQRELIIGDRQIGKTAIGVDAIINQKGQDVICIYVAVGQKKSTVAQVVETLRRHGAMDYTIVVSACASDPASLQYIAPYAGCAMGEYYRDRGQHALIIYDDLSKQAAAYRQISLLLRRPPAREAYPGDIFYNHSRLLERAAKLADNAPELDSRYKKGGGSLTALPIIETQAGDVSAYIPTNVISITDGQIYLEPGLFFSGVRPAINVGLSVSRVGGAAQIKAMKQVAGRLRLDLAQFRELEAFAKFGSDLDKSTQAQLNRGMRLVELLKQPQYRPMPAEKQVMSIYSGTRGFLDKYPVEKVGEYEEKMLEFIEQKHPEIYEELKEKKEIRDELDEKMTKALNEFDEIFEVAA
- the atpD gene encoding F0F1 ATP synthase subunit beta, producing the protein MSIGKIVQVIGNVVDVEFPEGQLPQILNALAISNPSISDEEGNLIVEVAQHLGDNVVRCVGMDTTDGLVRGMPAKDTGAPIQMPVGKTSLGRVLNVIGRPVDGLGPVESEKYAPIHRAAPGFTEQDTSVRVLETGVKVIDLLVPFPRGGKMGMFGGAGVGKTVIMMEMIHNIAMQHKGISVFAGVGERTREGNDLYLEMKESGVLPMAALVYGQMTEPPGARARVALSALTQAEYFRDEEGQDVLLFIDNIFRFTQAGAEVSALLGRMPSAVGYQPTLGTDLGELQERITSTTKGSITAVQCVYVPADDLTDPAPATTFAHLDGTVVLSRQIVELGIYPAVDPLDSTSRILDPNVLGEEHYRTARDVQMILQKYKDLQDIIAILGMDELSEEDKIVVGRARKIQRFLSQPFHVAEQFTGTAGKYVKVEDTIRAFREIVDGKHDDLPEQAFYMVGGIEEVVEKAQTMADAE
- a CDS encoding F0F1 ATP synthase subunit epsilon, whose translation is MAEKLLHLEVVTPERTVISAEAEIVVGPGFLGEFGVLYNHIPYLVQLQPGELRYRIGNQVERVAISGGYAEVLPTKVTVLATAAERPTDIDLERALAARERAERRLKERTEDIDFARAEAALKRAIARIKVAEEGKSG